The following coding sequences lie in one Apium graveolens cultivar Ventura chromosome 1, ASM990537v1, whole genome shotgun sequence genomic window:
- the LOC141707199 gene encoding secreted RxLR effector protein 161-like, whose protein sequence is MEYKLHLHADAKGVTVNPTQFQSIVGGLQYLVHTRPDIAYVVGIVSRYMERPTELYMNTLKRICRYIKGTIHYGLMYTRGRVNYILSGFSNSDLAGSGDDRKITGGMAFYLDENLITWVSQKQRCVALSSYEAEFMAATTATCQEIWLQRVLGSILNVKTGSVVIDNRSAVDLAKNPKFYGRSKHIDLRYHFIRDCVEKGLIVIKFMSTKEQRAYILTKALVVTKFEHMRGLLSVKKLEDV, encoded by the coding sequence ATGGAGTATAAGTTACACCTACATGCTGATGCAAAGGGAGTAACAGTCAACCCAACACAGTTCCAGAGCATTGTGGGAGGGCTTCAATATCTTGTGCACACACGACCGGACATTGCATACGTAGTGGGGATAGTAAGTCGATACATGGAAAGACCAACCGAGTTATATATGAATACTTTGAAAAGGATTTGTCGATATATTAAGGGGACGATACACTATGGTTTGATGTACACAAGAGGACGTGTGAATTATATTTTGTCAGGATTTTCAAACAGTGATTTGGCAGGAAGTGGGGACGATAGGAAAATCACCGGAGGGATGGCATTCTATCTCGATGAAAATCTTATAACCTGGGTATCTCAAAAACAGCGTTGTGTTGCTCTTTCATCGTATGAAGCTGAATTTATGGCGGCAACAACTGCTACATGTCAAGAAATCTGGTTACAGAGGGTACTCGGGTCTATTCTGAATGTCAAAACCGGTTCAGTCGTTATTGATAACAGGTCTGCTGTAGATCTTGCTAAAAATCCTAAATTTTATGGGAGGAGCAAGCATATTGACTTGCGTTATCACTTTATTCGGGACTGCGTAGAGAAGGGTTTGATAGTGATTAAATTTATGAGCACTAAGGAGCAACGAGCATATATTTTGACAAAGGCACTAGTAGTTACTAAGTTTGAGCATATGAGAGGTCTGCTAAGTGTCAAGAAGCTTGAAGATGTTTAG